From the genome of Deinococcus aerius, one region includes:
- a CDS encoding Hsp20/alpha crystallin family protein yields MMRFDPFREIEELTQRMDRAFGNGMTTQGARLAPPVDVHEDEQGLELTLDLPGVQPDDIQIEAENQTLTVQAKRDYTRGEGRTAHRVERAYGTFIRTFSVPAKYDLTKVEATFDHGTLTLRVPRSEAAQKRTVQVRTGGQLNAPKTVEAGQNSTAETQGAESTQGA; encoded by the coding sequence GTGATGCGTTTTGATCCTTTCCGCGAGATTGAGGAGCTGACCCAGCGTATGGACCGCGCGTTCGGCAACGGGATGACCACCCAGGGCGCCCGCCTCGCCCCGCCCGTCGACGTCCACGAGGACGAGCAGGGGCTGGAACTGACCCTCGACCTGCCCGGCGTGCAGCCGGACGACATTCAGATCGAGGCCGAGAACCAGACGCTGACCGTTCAGGCCAAGCGCGACTACACCCGGGGCGAGGGCCGCACCGCCCACCGCGTCGAGCGAGCCTACGGCACCTTTATCCGCACCTTCAGCGTGCCCGCGAAGTACGACCTCACCAAGGTCGAGGCCACCTTCGACCATGGCACCCTGACCCTGCGGGTGCCCCGCAGCGAGGCCGCCCAGAAGCGCACCGTCCAGGTCCGCACGGGCGGGCAACTGAACGCCCCGAAGACGGTCGAGGCCGGGCAGAACAGCACGGCCGAGACGCAGGGCGCCGAGAGCACCCAGGGCGCGTAA
- a CDS encoding ATP-binding cassette domain-containing protein, translated as MHTYPAPAVPMPPSPTVFEARQLVKRYGHVTALDGTDFELRNGEILAVIGDNGAGKSSLIKALSGAVVPDSGQIFLDGKPVNFRSPIDARRQGIETVYQDLAVAPAMTIAENLFLGREIYRGGTLGRMLRLIDKKRMLHEATEHMKTLQFSIRSMTQPVETLSGGQRQGVAVARSAAFARHVVIMDEPTAALGVKEGNMVLDLIRRVRDKGLPVIIISHNMPHVFEIADRIHIQRLGRRAAVVNPRKLSMADTVSVMTGALDPAKLSPDVLA; from the coding sequence ATGCACACCTACCCGGCCCCCGCTGTACCCATGCCGCCCAGCCCCACCGTCTTCGAGGCGCGGCAGCTCGTCAAACGCTACGGCCACGTGACGGCCCTCGACGGGACCGACTTCGAGCTGCGGAATGGGGAAATCCTGGCGGTGATCGGGGACAACGGGGCGGGCAAGTCGAGCCTGATCAAGGCGCTTTCCGGCGCGGTGGTGCCCGACAGCGGCCAGATCTTCCTCGACGGCAAGCCCGTGAACTTCCGCAGCCCCATCGACGCGCGGCGGCAGGGTATCGAGACCGTGTATCAGGACCTCGCCGTGGCACCAGCCATGACCATCGCGGAAAACCTCTTCCTGGGCCGCGAGATCTACCGGGGCGGGACCCTGGGGCGGATGCTGCGCCTGATCGACAAGAAGCGGATGCTGCACGAGGCGACCGAGCACATGAAGACCCTCCAGTTCTCCATCCGCTCCATGACGCAGCCGGTCGAGACGCTCTCGGGCGGGCAGCGGCAGGGCGTGGCGGTGGCGCGCAGCGCGGCCTTCGCCCGGCACGTGGTCATCATGGACGAGCCCACCGCCGCGCTGGGGGTCAAGGAGGGCAACATGGTGCTCGACCTGATCCGCCGGGTGCGCGACAAGGGCCTGCCCGTCATCATCATCAGCCACAACATGCCCCACGTCTTCGAGATCGCCGACCGCATCCATATCCAGCGGCTGGGGCGCCGGGCGGCGGTCGTGAATCCCAGGAAGCTGAGCATGGCCGACACGGTGTCGGTGATGACGGGGGCGCTGGACCCCGCTAAGCTGTCCCCCGATGTGCTGGCCTGA
- a CDS encoding ABC transporter permease produces MTTTPPSLTKAPDRLTLRERMPSVAILGPLIALALAIIFFSTQSDRFLSAQNFSLIFQQVSYVAVLAIGQTLIILTAGIDLAAGVIMALGGVVMTRLAVNSGLNPYLSIGLGLFATTFVGWLNGLLITRLRLPPFIVTLGMYGIVFGATQVYSRSETVSNLPDPLNFFGSTFRVGATTWTYGTVLMLLLYLLTHLILTQTGPGRHLYAVGNNPEAARLTGIPTNRVILLVYTLAGLTYGIAALLLTARTGVGDPNAGQTEALASITAVVLGGTSLFGGRGAIVGTLLGALIVGVFTNGLTLMGVPSVYQYIITGVLTILAVAVDQLSRKKA; encoded by the coding sequence ATGACCACCACTCCCCCCTCCCTCACCAAGGCCCCCGACCGCCTCACCCTGCGCGAACGGATGCCCAGCGTCGCCATCCTGGGGCCGCTGATCGCGCTGGCGCTCGCCATCATCTTCTTCTCCACCCAGTCCGACCGCTTCCTGAGCGCCCAGAACTTCTCGCTGATCTTCCAGCAGGTCTCCTATGTGGCGGTGCTCGCCATCGGGCAGACGCTGATCATCCTGACGGCGGGCATCGACCTCGCGGCGGGCGTGATCATGGCGCTGGGCGGCGTGGTGATGACCCGGCTGGCGGTAAACTCGGGCCTCAACCCGTACCTCTCGATCGGGCTGGGCCTGTTCGCCACCACCTTTGTCGGCTGGCTCAACGGCCTGCTGATCACCCGGCTGCGGCTGCCCCCCTTCATCGTGACGCTGGGCATGTACGGCATCGTGTTCGGGGCCACCCAGGTCTACTCGCGCTCGGAGACGGTGTCGAACCTGCCGGATCCCCTCAACTTCTTCGGCTCCACCTTCCGCGTCGGGGCGACGACCTGGACCTACGGCACGGTGCTGATGCTGCTGCTGTACCTGCTGACCCACCTCATCCTGACCCAGACGGGGCCGGGGCGCCACCTCTACGCGGTCGGCAACAACCCCGAGGCCGCGCGCCTGACGGGCATTCCGACGAACCGGGTGATCCTGCTGGTCTATACGCTCGCCGGGCTGACCTACGGCATCGCCGCGCTGCTGCTCACCGCACGCACGGGCGTGGGCGACCCCAACGCCGGGCAGACCGAGGCGCTGGCGTCCATCACCGCCGTCGTGCTGGGCGGCACCAGCCTCTTCGGCGGGCGGGGGGCCATCGTGGGGACGCTGCTGGGCGCCCTGATCGTCGGCGTGTTCACCAACGGCCTGACCCTGATGGGCGTGCCCTCGGTGTACCAGTACATCATCACCGGCGTGCTGACCATCCTGGCAGTCGCGGTGGACCAGCTCTCGCGGAAGAAGGCGTAA
- a CDS encoding sugar ABC transporter substrate-binding protein has protein sequence MRTPSKIVTASLAAATVLGLALAQGNQPVVGLITKTDTNPFFVKMKEGAQQQASKLGARLLTAAGKSDGDNAGQVAAIENMVGAGAKTILITPSDARAIVPAIQKARAQGVQVIALDSPTDPPSAVDALFATNNFQAGVLIGRYAKAMMGSKPLKVATIDLFPGAAVGVLRHNGFLAGLGVKNNGQAITDKLTTQVSGGVVVCSQDGFGDQAKGQTAMENCLQKNPDINLVYTINEPSGYGAYQALKNAGKEKDVMIVSVDGGCNGVRGVQSGVFAATSQQYPLKMAAMGVEAGVQYAKTGKKVKSGYTDTGVTLIAAKAAPGVPSRNVQYGLANCWGK, from the coding sequence ATGCGTACCCCTTCCAAGATCGTGACCGCCTCGCTCGCCGCCGCCACTGTCCTCGGGCTCGCGCTCGCGCAGGGCAATCAGCCTGTCGTGGGGCTCATCACGAAGACGGACACCAACCCCTTCTTCGTGAAGATGAAGGAGGGCGCCCAGCAGCAGGCCAGCAAGCTCGGGGCGAGGCTGCTCACGGCGGCGGGCAAGTCGGACGGCGACAACGCCGGGCAGGTCGCCGCCATCGAGAACATGGTGGGCGCGGGCGCCAAGACCATCCTGATCACCCCCAGCGACGCCCGGGCCATCGTGCCCGCGATTCAGAAGGCGCGGGCGCAGGGCGTGCAGGTGATCGCCCTCGACTCGCCGACCGACCCTCCCAGCGCGGTGGACGCGCTCTTCGCCACCAACAACTTCCAGGCGGGCGTGCTGATCGGGCGCTACGCGAAGGCGATGATGGGGAGTAAGCCCCTCAAGGTCGCCACCATCGACCTCTTCCCGGGGGCGGCGGTGGGCGTGCTGCGCCACAACGGCTTCCTGGCGGGGCTGGGCGTGAAGAATAACGGTCAGGCCATCACCGACAAGCTGACGACCCAGGTGTCGGGCGGGGTCGTGGTGTGCTCGCAAGACGGCTTCGGCGACCAGGCCAAGGGGCAGACCGCGATGGAGAACTGCCTCCAGAAAAACCCCGACATCAACCTCGTGTACACGATCAACGAGCCCTCGGGCTACGGCGCCTACCAGGCCCTGAAGAACGCGGGCAAGGAGAAGGACGTGATGATCGTCTCGGTGGACGGCGGCTGCAACGGCGTGCGCGGGGTGCAGAGCGGCGTCTTCGCGGCGACGAGCCAGCAGTACCCGCTGAAGATGGCGGCGATGGGCGTCGAGGCGGGCGTGCAGTACGCCAAGACCGGCAAGAAGGTCAAGAGCGGCTACACCGACACCGGCGTCACCCTGATCGCGGCCAAGGCCGCCCCCGGCGTGCCCAGCAGGAACGTGCAGTACGGCCTCGCCAACTGCTGGGGCAAGTGA
- a CDS encoding LacI family DNA-binding transcriptional regulator, whose protein sequence is MTGLEDVAKLAGVSPATASRALSRPELVAEATRERVREAARTLGYQPNVLARSLRQRGSRALGLVITDILNAFHATLAKAVQDVADAQGYTLLMFNTDEEPAKERRAFETLRGHLPQGLIVVPTPATHRNLDLLPGLPVVELDRASGRAGAYTVMVDNEVGAYRAVTHLAALGHRRIGMIVGRLDISTAVERHEGYRRALLEAGLPYRPELVLPGDHREAGGRAAAHTLLTLPPAERPTALFVGNNEMTVGAVLATRDLGLRLPGDLSLVGFDDSRWAQTILPALTVVAQPAYELGALACQTLLARLAGEPVPTSVRLQTTLIERDSVAPPPAGRPLSQTAGSA, encoded by the coding sequence ATGACTGGACTGGAGGATGTTGCCAAACTCGCCGGGGTTTCCCCCGCCACCGCGTCGCGGGCGCTCTCGCGGCCGGAACTCGTGGCCGAGGCGACCCGGGAGCGGGTGCGGGAGGCGGCGCGGACGCTGGGGTATCAGCCCAACGTGCTCGCCCGCAGCCTGCGCCAGCGCGGGAGCCGCGCCCTGGGGCTGGTGATCACCGACATCCTCAACGCCTTTCACGCCACGCTCGCCAAGGCGGTGCAGGACGTGGCGGACGCGCAGGGCTACACGCTGCTGATGTTCAACACCGACGAGGAGCCCGCCAAGGAGCGCCGGGCCTTCGAGACGCTGCGCGGGCACCTGCCGCAGGGCCTGATCGTGGTGCCCACGCCCGCCACCCACCGCAACCTGGACCTGCTGCCGGGGCTGCCCGTGGTCGAACTCGACCGGGCGAGCGGGCGGGCGGGCGCCTACACGGTGATGGTGGACAACGAGGTCGGCGCGTACCGGGCGGTCACGCACCTCGCCGCGCTGGGGCACCGCCGCATCGGGATGATCGTGGGGCGGCTGGACATCTCCACCGCCGTCGAGCGGCACGAGGGCTACCGCCGGGCGCTGCTGGAGGCGGGGCTCCCCTACCGCCCCGAACTCGTGCTGCCCGGCGATCACCGCGAGGCGGGCGGGCGCGCCGCCGCCCACACCCTGCTCACCCTGCCCCCCGCCGAGCGCCCCACCGCGCTGTTTGTCGGCAACAACGAGATGACGGTGGGCGCCGTCCTCGCCACCCGCGACCTGGGCCTGCGCCTGCCCGGGGACCTCTCCCTCGTGGGCTTCGACGACTCGCGCTGGGCGCAGACGATCCTCCCCGCCCTCACGGTGGTCGCGCAGCCCGCCTACGAGCTGGGGGCGCTGGCCTGCCAGACCCTGCTCGCGCGGCTGGCGGGCGAACCCGTGCCGACCTCCGTGCGGCTCCAGACCACCCTTATCGAGCGGGACTCGGTGGCGCCTCCCCCCGCGGGGCGGCCCCTCTCCCAGACGGCGGGTTCCGCATGA
- a CDS encoding ABC-F family ATP-binding cassette domain-containing protein, giving the protein MGTLLSAKAVTVTFGERAVLADVSLSVGTGERLALLGRNGAGKTTLLRVLTGDLVPEEGTVWRAPGLRMAVLEQHHAHPPGLTVRELVDAAHPYRDLEAELLALEANLGNPETLAAWAALHARLEDAQAYTWPARTARVLGMLDLTRFLNREAATLSGGERTRLALALALAREPDLLLLDEPTNHLDIRMREWLEGWLRDFRGGVVLTSHDRDFLDVVAGRSLWLENGEGTEYVGGYSRARAQRDLERRTQERASRLGQREAQRLVGSAERLDEWGRRSRAVRTRAERVHLPEAPLPERQIRMRLLAGTARARLVSWGEHLSKTYGNRVVLRGVAFKLRQGDRVALMGANGTGKTTLMRLLAGDLHPDPGPPEPVLRVANGVTVASLDQTWHGLTPGEGLRAQFERRFGERANALLGRAGFRADDWAKTPEVLSGGERARAGLAFVSALRADLLLLDEPTNHLDVEALLALEAAVHAYGGAVVIVTHDRRFAREVANRLWVIEDGTLREPHGWGSREYSDPARILTGDPPPPPPPPTPRQRLVSIEAQLADVRRQLDAPPGTLSGREEARLRAQSHQLQTHLYGLYGEAYATPQFDAQVREPPLTVRAQRLGERGGMFWAARDETCPHLAWDGETLRFSEAPPGWYGAALLGGALRILFERWNVGRARLGEGGPVLMRRAYFERTGVVGHRQG; this is encoded by the coding sequence ATGGGCACCCTCCTCTCCGCCAAAGCCGTGACCGTGACGTTCGGGGAGCGGGCCGTGCTGGCGGATGTGTCGCTCTCGGTCGGGACGGGGGAGCGGCTGGCGCTGCTGGGCCGCAACGGGGCGGGCAAGACCACCCTGCTGCGCGTCCTGACCGGCGACCTCGTGCCCGAGGAGGGGACGGTCTGGCGGGCACCCGGACTGCGGATGGCCGTGCTGGAGCAGCACCACGCGCATCCGCCCGGCCTCACGGTGCGGGAGCTGGTGGACGCGGCGCACCCCTACCGCGACCTGGAGGCGGAACTCCTCGCGCTGGAGGCGAACCTGGGGAATCCCGAGACGCTGGCGGCCTGGGCGGCGCTCCACGCCCGGCTGGAGGACGCCCAGGCCTACACCTGGCCCGCCCGCACCGCCCGGGTGCTGGGGATGCTCGACCTCACGCGCTTTCTGAACCGCGAGGCGGCGACCCTCTCCGGCGGGGAGCGCACCCGGCTGGCCCTCGCGCTGGCGCTGGCCCGCGAACCGGACCTGCTGCTCCTCGACGAGCCCACCAACCACCTCGACATCCGCATGCGCGAGTGGCTGGAGGGCTGGCTGCGCGACTTCCGGGGCGGGGTGGTGCTGACCAGCCACGACCGCGACTTCCTGGACGTGGTGGCGGGGCGCAGCCTGTGGCTGGAGAATGGGGAGGGAACCGAATATGTCGGCGGCTACTCCCGCGCCCGCGCCCAACGCGACCTCGAACGCCGCACCCAGGAACGCGCCTCTCGCCTGGGTCAGCGGGAGGCCCAGCGCCTCGTGGGGAGCGCCGAGCGGCTCGACGAGTGGGGCCGCCGCTCCCGCGCGGTGAGGACCCGGGCCGAGCGCGTTCACCTTCCCGAGGCCCCCCTCCCCGAGCGGCAGATTCGGATGCGGCTGCTGGCGGGCACGGCGCGGGCGAGGCTCGTGTCCTGGGGCGAACACCTCTCCAAGACGTACGGCAATCGAGTGGTCCTGCGGGGCGTGGCCTTCAAGCTGCGGCAGGGGGACCGGGTGGCGCTGATGGGGGCGAACGGCACGGGCAAGACCACGCTGATGCGCCTCCTCGCCGGGGACCTCCACCCCGATCCCGGCCCGCCCGAGCCCGTGCTGCGCGTGGCGAATGGGGTCACCGTCGCCAGCCTCGACCAGACCTGGCACGGCCTGACGCCCGGCGAGGGGCTGCGGGCACAGTTCGAGCGGCGGTTCGGGGAGCGGGCGAACGCGCTGCTGGGACGCGCGGGGTTTAGGGCTGATGATTGGGCCAAGACGCCCGAGGTGCTGAGCGGCGGCGAGCGGGCGCGGGCGGGCCTCGCGTTCGTGAGCGCCCTGCGCGCCGATCTGCTGCTCCTCGACGAGCCGACGAACCACCTCGACGTGGAGGCGCTGCTCGCGCTGGAGGCGGCCGTCCACGCCTACGGCGGCGCGGTCGTGATCGTCACCCACGACCGCCGCTTCGCCCGCGAGGTCGCCAACCGCCTGTGGGTGATCGAGGACGGCACCCTGCGTGAGCCCCACGGCTGGGGGTCCCGCGAGTACAGCGACCCGGCCCGCATCCTCACGGGCGATCCCCCCCCGCCCCCGCCGCCCCCCACCCCCCGTCAGCGCCTCGTGTCCATCGAGGCGCAACTCGCGGATGTGCGCCGCCAGCTCGACGCCCCACCCGGCACTCTCAGCGGGCGAGAGGAGGCCCGGCTGCGGGCTCAGTCGCATCAGCTTCAGACGCACCTGTACGGCCTGTACGGGGAAGCCTACGCCACGCCCCAGTTCGACGCCCAGGTTCGAGAGCCGCCGCTCACGGTCCGCGCGCAGAGGCTCGGCGAGCGCGGCGGCATGTTCTGGGCCGCCCGCGACGAGACGTGCCCCCACCTCGCCTGGGACGGGGAGACGCTGCGCTTTTCCGAGGCGCCGCCGGGCTGGTACGGCGCGGCGCTCCTCGGCGGGGCCCTCCGCATCCTGTTCGAGCGTTGGAACGTGGGCCGGGCGCGGCTGGGCGAGGGCGGCCCGGTGCTGATGCGGCGGGCGTACTTCGAGCGGACCGGGGTGGTGGGGCACCGTCAGGGGTAG